One Candidatus Zixiibacteriota bacterium genomic window, CGCGAGCTGGTTGCAGACGTTCGTTATATTTTTGCCACTAATGCCGATTTACTCGATCGCGTGAAAAAAGGATTATTCCGAAACGACCTTTACTACCGTATCAGCACAATCATGTTCGAAATTCCTCCGTTGAGGAATAGGATCTCGGACATTCCTTTGTTGGTCGATCATTTTCTCCGATACTCCAGGAATGGTTCGACGGAAACGGTTGTTGATCCGAAGTTTCTGAACGCATTGATGAGGTACGACTGGCCCGGCAATGTGCGCGAGTTGAAAAACGTGATTGACGGTCTGGTTATTCGTTATCCCGGGCGGAAACTGACGGCTGATCTCCTTACCGAGAAGTTGCTCCACGGTGGTAGGATGCCAAAGAAAGCAATGGATGAAGCGATTGAGGCTCAGGAGATCCGGGATGCTCTTGCCAAAACCGGGGGCAACCGGACAAAAGCAGCCCGCCTTCTGAATGTGCCGCGTACGACTCTCCTGAGAAAAATGAAGAAATACGGTATCCAATAAGCTAGTTCTTTCCCCGGTAAACTGTCCGGATGTCCGGTTGGGAATAATCCAACCGGACTTTTTCTTATATGAACCACAAGATGTTTCAGGAAGGGGTGTCCACTGAGTTAAAAACGGACGGACGTTTCAGGGGGGTAAGCAGAATGATCGGTCCGTTATAACTGATATTCATACAACGCCTTATGAGGGTATGGCTCACGTCTTCAGGTGAGGCATAAGTATTGATAAGTCTTCGATGCAACAGCGCGAAGCTGGAAACCTAACGCATCGGAGGCTTTTATGAGTCATTCTTCACGTCGGCCCCAGGTCGTCACACTCGCGGTTGTTATGACCGCTCTGTTCGCAATGTTTGCGGGCCTTTTAATGCCGGCGATCAGTCTTGCTGATGGAGGAGGAGGCGGGACGGGACCGGTTCCGCCGGAAGAAGGCGGCGGCGATTCATCCGGGACCGGTTCTTCCTTGCCAGACGACGGTCCGGACGGCATAATAGGGAAGGCACAACCTGAGAGCTTATCGCTCTGGGATATTTTCCTGGCCGTCTACACTGTAACCATCTAACCGTCGGAGTTGATGTCGGATGACACCTGCCCAATTAACGCGAGTTCTTCGTCTGCTGGAATTGTTACGCAGTCGTAAGTCCGTGGATATGGCAACTTTGGAAAGAGAAAGCGGGGTCAGTCAGAGGTCTGTTTTCAGATACTTAAAGGCTATGCAGGAGGCCGGAATCCTGATCGAATATGATCGGGTAGCGAAACGTTATCGGCTCGATAGAACTCGGGAGTCTTCACCCTGGAACCTTGAACTAAACGAAATCGGTTTCGTAGTCTTTGCGCTGGACTTGTTGAGTCTGCATGTCGAGGGAAGCATTTCCAAGATGATTGCAGAGATCAGGGAGAAGATACTCGATCAACAGCCGTATACCTCGCCCGGCTCCTTTGATTCCTTTCGCAATCGGATAAATAGTTTGATGGGTTTGCCGGATTTAACTCCGGCTCTCATGATGGCCCAGTTGAACATCGCAATTGAGATGGGTAAAGCAGTCGTCGTGGAAGCAAAAACCAGTGATTCTGAAGTGACGACAATTCGAGTGGATAAGCCACGAGCTCGCTTTTCAAGCTCACAGTGGTGGCTCTGTGAGGCTCATAGTGACAGGTGTTATGCTATGAAAGATCTGGTATCAGTACGCGTCGATACCGGATCCTGACGGTGATTCCTTCCAATAAAAAAGCCCTCCGGGCAAAGTGCCGGGAGGGCTTGGAAGGAGTGCAGGGGGAGGGGAACTGCACTCCGTTATCTTTCATAAACGTTAAAAACGTTTACTTAATATGTCAACACTAAAACGCATTTTTCAATCGCGATGTTCCCGGTATTAACGATCATCCTTTGGAGCGGTCCGACTCGGGTATTTCCCTGAGCTACTTAAGGGGCAACAACTTCGCGGCATCGGTAGGCGCCCCGATCTTGACCGCCCAACTGGTGTGTTTCTCAATATCCTCATCAGTAATAATGTGAACGTCCAGAAGGCCGCCTGTTTCATAGCCGGTGGTCAGATAATTCGATTCTCCCAGACACAAGCTCCAGCCCTCGAGCCAGTTCTGTAGAGCCAGCAGTTGGCTCGGCGTTCCCTTGAAATGAACCAGTAAATCGATATCACTGGCCGGCCCGGCGCTGGCGTTTTTGGTACTGCCAAGAACGTACAGATTCTCGACACCGAATTTCGCTCGGTCCATTGAAGCGGCAATTCGTTCCGCCATCAACAACCGCCAACGCCAGAAGTGCTCTGAGGTTGTCGGCGCTGCCTCCGCGGAAGGGCTGGGGCAGGCATCGATTTCCTGAGAAGCCCTGGTCAGAATAGCCAAACCCTCGTTCAGATCGGCGTTTAACAGAATGCGCATAACATCGCCCTGGCACGAAGCGGGGATATCGATTACATGCAGAACATCCTTCAGGTGTGAAAACTCAGGGAGCAATTCGGGGAGGACATTGTCGGCTCCCAGCAGCAGTCTTTCGTTGAAGATAATGTTTTTTTCATCAGGGTATAGCGGCAGGTATCTGATATCGGCCTCGACGAGATCCTGGAAAAAGTGTGTCCCGAAGGAGAGATCCGGAACGTAGTTCCCCCGCCGCCGAGCTATTTCGATCAAAGCCGCGGTGTTGTTTATGTCGGAATATGTTACCGATACACCTAACTTAATATCGCCCCGGCTGCCCCATCGCCCCGGCCCCATAAGAGCGAACTGTCTCTTGGGAAGGAGCTTGTTCAGTCTGCCGACAGCGCGACCGATTTCCAGCAAAGTCGACCGGTCACTCAGCTCAGAGTATTTCTGAGGGTCAACATACACTATATGGGTGATATCGGGAGTTCTTCCGTTGGATATGAATTTATTGGCCGAGAATACGATATGATCAATCGGGATATTCTGTGGAATCGGAGCCGGCGCACTCATGGCTGAATAGCTTTGTGACCGGCATTGCAGCAGGTAAAGATTTTCACCGTCCGAGGCGAATTCGATATCAACAGGCATCCCCAGTTTCGCTTCGAGGGTTTCGAGAATAGCCTTGCATTTGGGCACGAAGTCGGTATGGCGAATGAGACCGTCAAAGGTTACGACGAGGTCCTTTTCATCGCCCGACAAGCCCAACCCTGACGGCATTCTCAAATGGTTGTCGTCATAGATCGACACCATGTTCTTGATCCCCGGCAGTTCACGTCCGCCCTCGTCAAGGAACTCTTTGAACGAGATGGTTTCGAAGCAGTTGTTATCGAGGTCTATAACATCGATCTCGTGGGGTGAGTATCGGGCAATTTCGTCGGGGCTGGTGTTGGCGCGCAGGCCGGGTTGTCCGGGGGCGATCAGCACCGGGTAATCATCGCTCAACCGGTCCACTGCCCGCGTACCCATGCCGGGGACTAGCCGGATCAGTCCGTCCTCACGCTCGATGCGAGGTGACCAGCGGAATTCATTGCGACTGAAAGCTACGCCGGCGTAGGAGGGAAGGTAGTATTTACCTACCCGGGTTCCGACCACCTCCTCGATCATGATGCCCATCTCTTCACCGAAGTCGATGAGGCCTCGCTCGGCTCGATACTCGATTGGATCCGGTCCAAAAGTCGAGGCATATACCTCGGCTATCGCATCCTGGAGAGCTTCGAGGCGTTGTTGTTTGGATCCCTGGTTGGCCACGAAGAGGCTTTTGTATTTTCCCGAAAAAGCCGCCCCGATGCGATCCTCGAGCAGGCTGGAGCTGCGTACGATTACCGGTCCGTCACCAAGATCGTCGAGAGCGGCTGACAAACCGTTGACGATTTCTGCCGGAAAGGTCGCGTTTTTGAAAGTTTGTACGACATGGGGATATTCGAAGCGAACCTGGTCGATCGGTTTGTACTTCTGTTCCACCACCTCATCGAAGTTGTTGTGATGCATGAAATGGAGAAGCACATCGGAGGTGATGTGATACGTTTTCGGTATACGTACTCCCTCCAGGAGCTTGTTGTTGGTCGCTTCCTTCTTGAGAATCTGAGAGGCCAGGAACAAACCGGCGCTTTTACCTCCGAGTTTACCGTGGCTATCCTGAGAGAACATGACTCGATTCAGCAGGTGATAGAAATCGGATATTTCGATGAAGTTCTTGGCCACGCTGATATAGGGAAGCTGATCCGAGAGAAAACGCCGGATCAGAGAGACTTCGACACCGCGCTTGTTCGGCGATTGAATGTCCGGGTCCTGTTCAGACAGATAATGATAACGTCGGATGGCATCGGCCACCTCGGCCAGCGACAAATTACGATTCACCACATGAACCAGGAAGGAGAGCTTGTCTTCCTGCATCCATTTCTGGATAAGATAAAATATCTCTTCGTGCGGGATATGCTCGGATGCGACCTTGAAGATATTATCGCAGATATCCAGGGAATATCCCACTTGTCTTTTTTCGAACGGCTGATTGGGATCTTCGAGCATCGTCTGTTCGAGTTCCTGCGTATCGGGGGCCAGGGAATGCAGGATACGGTCCGCTTCATCGATCCCGCTCCAGCACATCTGATTGAGCATTCTTCGACATACCCGAGTGTAGAGGGGTCGGTCGGTGTGCTTGAGCATCTGGAGGACAATCTGCCATTCGGTTGTATCGGTGTTATGGTCATCCTTGGGGCGCTGTTCCCATTTTTCGATGATCCCGCGCATTTTCCGATGCATGAGGCGATTCCCGAGGCGGTCGGCTATCGTGTTGATCAGTCGCGTTTCTTCTTTCAGAAACGGGCCATCATCCCAAAGCGGCATCTCTCTCAGATAAAACACCGACACCCGCCCTACTTTCGATCCACCGACGGTAATGTCGGCATGTTGACCCCAGGGTGTCTCGGTAAAGGTCGGAGTAGTGTATACTTCACCGTTAAGGACAATGCGAGCCACGCAGACTTCGGGGTATTGCCATCCTGGCGGAATAGCTTTAAGAATAGCTACACACAGTTGTTCGGTCCCCTGGCCGAAATCTCTCAGCGCTTCCTCAACGCGATAGAGGCAATTTAGCTCTTTGGCTCTTTCCTGCAGTTGGTGCAGAATTTTGTCTACGGATTTTCTTCGACCGTTCCTGTGGTTACTCATGGTTACCTCGATATAACACCGCGACCACTGCGGCCGTCAACTTTGATATGCAGAGGTTGTGACAGCCGGGTATGGCATACATATTCAGTTTCGGCGACCACCGGCTGTTGCATAAGCCAGTCCCAGTCGATACGAAACGAACTTAAGTGAGACACACTGAAATAGAATAATTGAAGGCTCGTCAGGTTGTGAAAGAAATGGGATCCCTGGCTCAGTTCAACGTGCATTTCCGGTAAGGTTGCTTCTACCAGAACTCGGGCGCCGGATACATGACTCCAGTCGACCGGAATCCCCAGCCAGGGATCAGAACTGCCCCAGCGTCCGAAACCGATCAACAGGTAATGTCGATGATCCTGTACCAGCCGGCGATTGATAGCTCCAATCTGTTCGGCAATGGTCCGTGTTTGTTCTTTGCTGAATTCTTCCGGTTTGACAAAAACCACATCGGTCAAGCTGTTTTCAGTTCCATTACCCAGAACTCGGTCGGAAGCGAGCAGGGTGTATTCGGCCTCCAACTCCTCGGCGCTTATTTCTACTTCCTCATCGGATACGACCATCGGTCTTACCTGCAGACAGCCAAAGCGCGGAGGTCTGCTCTGATCGGAATCGAGTACGAGGGCGAATTCCATCTCAATGGCAGCCCCCAGCTCTTCGCTGAAAGTATTCAGCAGGGTTTGAACAAGGTCGTTAAGAGGGACTTCATCGAGTCGCAGGATCGGAGCGAAGTTTAGTAAACGCGGGCCGTCGGCGCCTGTTCCCATGACGATGCGATCGTTTTCCGGTTGATAGGTCGAGGCTACCATTGTCAGTGAGTTGTCGCCTTCGGCAATGTCGATAGAAGATTCCACGAGATATTCGGTTTCATGGATTGGATCGAAAGCCGGGGGCTTTCCCATGTTCACAGCCCAGAAACGGGTTTGAGTGTTTTTGAGCAAATCGGAGGTGGTGAAAGGAGGATTAGCTCGCGGATAAGCCGGGCAATAAGTCCAGACCAATCCACCGTCAACAATGGTCTTGCCTAGTCCCAGAGCCAGATCGACCACGCCGTCCTCGGGACGGGCATGTCCAAAAGCATAGAAGTTAAACGAACGCCCCACACCCGACAAGGAAGGGTAGAAGCGGTCGTTGTGGCGGTTGCCTACTACTTCCTGCACGATGAGGGCCATTTTTTCGTCGCGTGGGTCGTGCCCGGTCATGGCAGCGTATGCCCGGGCTTCGCTGAAGAAAGTGGAGGCATAAACGAATTTAACCGCTTCGACCAGCTTCTGATAACGTACGCTCGGATCGGTCTGGTTGTTCGGCGTCATCTTGGTTTCGTAAACGCCGGCAAAAGGCTCATACATGGAGTCTTCGAGCATACTGGATGATCTGACAGCCAAAGGAGTTTTAACCGAGGTAATAATGGCACGCAAATCACCGGCGAATTCGCTGGGAAATTCTGCCCGCTGAAAAAGATTGGCCAGATGGTCGTCGGGCATATCGCCCAAGGCGACCGCATAAAGATCGTTCCGTTTCATGAAGGCGTCGAACACATCGGTGCCGATCACGACGGACCGAGGCACGGTGACCAAAATATCCTGGAAATGATTGTCACGCAGATGCCGACTCAGAACGGAATGGGCGAAAACCAGTCCGGAGGCTTTTCCCCCGATAGCGCCTCCGCCGATGCGAGATACGATGTTGTCGCTTTCGAAGAATCGACGATCAAAGGGAGGGACATCGTGAACCGCCGGAATATGACCTCTGGGATTCATGTTCACCGCCTTCAGAAGATTCTATAGACTCCATAATCAGAGGGAGTCAAGTTAGCCGGGCGGCGGCAACGTCAGGCTGCGCCGCCCGGGCTGAGTTAATCAGGATATCCAACCGCGATCACGACAGGCTTGAGCCACGCGATCGATTGCAATCACATAAGCCGCATCTCTCATATAGAGGTTGCGCTTGCGAGCCAGGCTGCTTACACCAATAAAGGCTGACGTCATCTTGAGATCAAGACGGCTCAAGACATCGTCCTTTTCCCAGAAGTAATTCTGGTTGCTCTGCACCTGCTCGAAATAGGAACAAGTGACACCACCGGCGTTGGCCAGGAAATCCGGAACGACGAAAATGCCGCGGCTCTTGATGATCGCATCTGCCTCGGGTGTGGTCGGGCCGTTGGCGCCCTCGGCAAGTAATTTCACCTGTCCCGAGATCTTTGCGGCAGTGTCGCCGGTTACCTGGTTCTCCAGAGCGCACGGGATCAGGATGTCGACGTCCTGCTGAATCCAGACGTCGCCGTCGAGAACCTCGTAACCGAGATCACGTGCTTTGTTCTGATCGATTCCGCCGAAACGGTCGGTGATTTTACGGAGCTCATCGAGAACTACGCCGTCTTTTTTAAGATACGCGAAAGACTTCTGAGCTGATTGATCCCAACAGGAGACGCAGACAACCTTGCCGCCGATTTGCTGATACAATTCGATCGCATACTGAGCGACATTGCCAAAACCCTGAACCGAGGCTGTGGTAGCATCGGGGCGAAGGCCAAGATCTTTCAGCGCTTCGCGAATGGTGAAAACAACGCCGTAGCCGGTGGCTTCAGTGCGGCCCAGCGAACCGCCCATGCCGACCGGTTTGCCGGTAATGAAGCCGGGATAGTGCCCGCCGTGAATGGCTTCGAATTCATCGAGCATCCACAGCATGTGCTGGGCTGAAGTCATCACATCGGGAGCAGGGACATCGGACAAAGGACCAACATTGCGCGCCAGTTGACGCACCCAACCGCGGCAAATACCTTCCTGTTCGCGCGCACTCAGATTGTGCGGGTCACATATAACACCGCCTTTACCGCCGCCAAGCGGGATATCGACCACGGCGCATTTCCAGGTCATCCACATAGACAGCGCCCGTACGGTGTCGATCGTTTCGGCAGGGTGAAAGCGAATGCCACCCTTACAGGGACCGCGCGAGTCATTATGCTGGACACGAAAACCCCTGAAGACCTTCGTGGAGCCATCATCCATCCGCACCGGAATGCTAAACGAGTATTCCCGCAGCGGATTGCGCAGGAGTTCACGAGTATCGGCGTTGAGGTCGAGAATGTCGGCCACGCGGTCGAACTGTGACTGCGCCATAGCGAATGGATTGAAACCTTTGGACATTGTCTAATTCCTCCGTCAGGTCCGGCACACCGGTTACTGACTTCACACAATATGTTTCTGTACTTATCGTTCAAGGCCGTTTGGGCTTGTTCGTTGACTTCATGCCTAAAACGGCTATGTTATTTTTTTCACAAATCAATGTACATTTATGCCGGCAAGTGTCAAGGGAAATAGGCGAAAACTATAAGGAATTTGCTTCTTTTCTTATGTTTTTCAACATCAGATTATAGGGCTAATCCGGAGTTAAACAGTAAGATAACATTTTCTATCCGGTTATTATTACACCTGACACCGCTTCACCATGCAAAAGGCGCTGCTTTGCTCCGGATAGTGATTGAGAAGGGGTAGATTAGTCATAATGTAGCAAAAATGACATCAATAGATCCCCAAAATGGTTGGAAGTGACTTGCCACAGTCCTATTAACATCAGTCATGAGCATTTAAATTTTGACAGGTGACTGCAATAAAGATATATTTGACGAGGATAGAGTATTATCTGTGCTCATAGAACCTATTGCCCTGAAAAGGGTTAACATCAGGGAGGGTCCCTTGAAGACTCCATTTTTACCATTAATAAGCGCGTTACTGGTCTGTCTGCTGCTGATTTCACCGGTAATGTCCAGAATATCAACGACAGATAAAGACCAGCCTCAATTATTATCTTCTTCCCCGTGTTATTGCGTTGCGGGACACCGGGTCGGACGGCTGTATCTCGGTGTTAACAATAACGGAACTTTCGGGACCGGTTATTCAAGAGTGGCGCGAGTTGATTGCTTCACCGGAGAAACGGTTAAATCTGCGGAGTTTCCTAAGAACACGAACAAGATATATCTCTATGGAGGGGCTCTTTGGATTGGCGCCGTGGTCGGTCAGGACACCCTGGTATCGGTTGGGGCCGACGGTTGGAAGAGTGCCTACGAAATGTTTCCGGACGATGCTCCATTTGGTGATATGCGATATCGGTCGACCGAGGGAGACTATCTTTCGATAACCGAAGGAGCCGTTTCCCACGAAGACTACTTGTCGGTCTACACTGATACGAATTTGTCGGCGTCAGCCGACTATTTCGGTCGTCCCCACAGACCTCTGCGAGTTGAAATATCGGAGGCCTCATACGCCTGGTCTTATCCGCATACCAATGATTTCGTGTTGTTCGATATGAAGATTAAGAACATCGGATCATCATCGCTCAATGAAGTATATCTGGGATTGATGGTCGACGGCGACATCGGCAATGAGATTTTGAACTCCAGTTATGGTTTCGATGACATCAGTGGTTTTCACCGGGGTGAGATGATTTTGCCGCAGCAAAGTAATCCCGTGGCATTGCGACCCGTGGCCTGGTCGGCCGACAATAACGGTGATTATACATACAACACTGCGGCTCAGGTTACGAGTGTTCTCGGCACTGTTTTCCTCAATGCACCTTTCCAGGAAACGGATCTAAGTTTCAACTGGTGGGTGTCCAACGGCACACCGTCTCTCGATTTCGGTCCCCGGGAACGCGCCGGAGCGGGGTTGTGGCCCGAAGAGTTCCGCGACTTTCTTACCGGTGGACTGGGTACGCCGGAAGGTGATGTGAACAAATACTACCTTTTGCGCAATCGGGAGATCGATTACGATCAGGTGTGGACCGGGGCCATTACTCCGGACGATACGCTGTGGATGTATCCTGATCAGAATTATGTCGGAGATATTGCTGACGGTTGGGATGCTCATTACCTGATGTCTTTCGGACCGCTTTCGATCGGACCGGGGGAGTCAGCGCCGCTGACTTTTGCTGTGGTGGCGGGTGAAGGTTTTCATTCCTCGATTACGAATATCAATAATCTTCCTGATAATCCGCAGGCATACATGGATAATATCAGTTTTGCCGATCTCGATCTGAACACACAATGGGCCGCCTGGGTGTACGACACGCCCGGCAAGGATACCGACGGCGACGGATATTTCGGTGATTATCAAATGAGAGGGAACGATACCCTCTGGTTGAACGGTGACGGCGTTCCCGATTGGGATGCGGACTGCCGACCGGTTGGACCACAGACTGAGGTGATAAAGCGGATCAACGGACTATTGGTGCGTTTCGACGGTCAGGCATCCGAAACCACTCTCGACAAATTCTCTCACAGAAAGGATTTCGAGGGATATAACGTTTATCTTTCAAATTACAATCCGCAAACTCAGCCGGGACATCAGGTGCTCATGGCCGACTATGACCTCGAGACTTACACCAAATATGTCTGGACGGGCGACGAAGACATCTGGATGTATTATGCCTGGTTTAACGAAGAACTGCCGTTCACGATCGACACGCTTCGTTGTATTTACGGGTACGATTGTAATAACATGAGTTTCGATCCGTTGGATTACTACAGGAGTAATCCGTTGCAGGTACTGGGTTTTCCTGATTCGCTTTTCTATTTCGAGAAGTTCGGTCCCAACAACAATGAATTCGGAGTATCGACCAGCATTCGCAAGCGGTATCCCGATCAACCGTATCCGACTTCGCTCAATCCGGCCCTGGCTCAGCCCGATGAATTGACTTCGGACGGACGTCTCAAGTATTTCCAATATGAATGCCTTCTCGATCATCTTCTTCCGGACCAAATCTATTGGGTAAAAACGACCGCATTCGATGCCGGTTTTCCTCTCATGAACCTCGCGCCTCAGGAATCGGACTTGAAAAACGATTGGGTATCCGCAAGGGTAACGGCATGGCCGACCGTTACCGCTACCGACCGCTGGATCAGTTTGTATTGCGACAGTCTGGTTGTCCGGGGTGAACCGGTCGGTGGGGGTACGACTGTTGCCGTTTATGATCCGGATGGGGTCTTATGTGGATTCGATACCGTTTCTACCGATGGTTCATTTGGGTTCATGCAAGTGTACGGTGA contains:
- a CDS encoding T9SS type A sorting domain-containing protein, with protein sequence MARVDCFTGETVKSAEFPKNTNKIYLYGGALWIGAVVGQDTLVSVGADGWKSAYEMFPDDAPFGDMRYRSTEGDYLSITEGAVSHEDYLSVYTDTNLSASADYFGRPHRPLRVEISEASYAWSYPHTNDFVLFDMKIKNIGSSSLNEVYLGLMVDGDIGNEILNSSYGFDDISGFHRGEMILPQQSNPVALRPVAWSADNNGDYTYNTAAQVTSVLGTVFLNAPFQETDLSFNWWVSNGTPSLDFGPRERAGAGLWPEEFRDFLTGGLGTPEGDVNKYYLLRNREIDYDQVWTGAITPDDTLWMYPDQNYVGDIADGWDAHYLMSFGPLSIGPGESAPLTFAVVAGEGFHSSITNINNLPDNPQAYMDNISFADLDLNTQWAAWVYDTPGKDTDGDGYFGDYQMRGNDTLWLNGDGVPDWDADCRPVGPQTEVIKRINGLLVRFDGQASETTLDKFSHRKDFEGYNVYLSNYNPQTQPGHQVLMADYDLETYTKYVWTGDEDIWMYYAWFNEELPFTIDTLRCIYGYDCNNMSFDPLDYYRSNPLQVLGFPDSLFYFEKFGPNNNEFGVSTSIRKRYPDQPYPTSLNPALAQPDELTSDGRLKYFQYECLLDHLLPDQIYWVKTTAFDAGFPLMNLAPQESDLKNDWVSARVTAWPTVTATDRWISLYCDSLVVRGEPVGGGTTVAVYDPDGVLCGFDTVSTDGSFGFMQVYGDDPYSETDEGAEIGDELRVFIDDVQLYPTAPLIWTGNGDRRELCELSSRVCREYALDAGWHLISWNVDYSADASEFAEALNGCVDVIQSFEGVGLTFVPSLAAYSTLTEVDPEHGYWIRLHCPVSFEICGGQIEGTRSIDLEKGWNVVSYWPESEIAVADALTSLSSSLQLAYGFDNGYYEYRPDAPLYNTLEQMSPGFGYWIRSSSEAVLTYPGFEYAPGLNKQATVACDLAAELTTAPLWMSIYGSHITVDGVELSENSNVAIYDEQGRERGAGIYYDHRLKLTPVYSLDGEDKATAASALMLYIDGKQVYPNLEWRGAGNAVEIGRLSTDPGLLPATGSLKDCYPNPFNAATRIGYNLAGGGEVTLEVFNIAGQRVAVLAKGHQEAGYHEVDWSGVDQSGQPVASGIYFYRLKTSDGVETKKMVLLK
- a CDS encoding Glu/Leu/Phe/Val dehydrogenase produces the protein MSKGFNPFAMAQSQFDRVADILDLNADTRELLRNPLREYSFSIPVRMDDGSTKVFRGFRVQHNDSRGPCKGGIRFHPAETIDTVRALSMWMTWKCAVVDIPLGGGKGGVICDPHNLSAREQEGICRGWVRQLARNVGPLSDVPAPDVMTSAQHMLWMLDEFEAIHGGHYPGFITGKPVGMGGSLGRTEATGYGVVFTIREALKDLGLRPDATTASVQGFGNVAQYAIELYQQIGGKVVCVSCWDQSAQKSFAYLKKDGVVLDELRKITDRFGGIDQNKARDLGYEVLDGDVWIQQDVDILIPCALENQVTGDTAAKISGQVKLLAEGANGPTTPEADAIIKSRGIFVVPDFLANAGGVTCSYFEQVQSNQNYFWEKDDVLSRLDLKMTSAFIGVSSLARKRNLYMRDAAYVIAIDRVAQACRDRGWIS
- a CDS encoding PEP/pyruvate-binding domain-containing protein, translating into MSNHRNGRRKSVDKILHQLQERAKELNCLYRVEEALRDFGQGTEQLCVAILKAIPPGWQYPEVCVARIVLNGEVYTTPTFTETPWGQHADITVGGSKVGRVSVFYLREMPLWDDGPFLKEETRLINTIADRLGNRLMHRKMRGIIEKWEQRPKDDHNTDTTEWQIVLQMLKHTDRPLYTRVCRRMLNQMCWSGIDEADRILHSLAPDTQELEQTMLEDPNQPFEKRQVGYSLDICDNIFKVASEHIPHEEIFYLIQKWMQEDKLSFLVHVVNRNLSLAEVADAIRRYHYLSEQDPDIQSPNKRGVEVSLIRRFLSDQLPYISVAKNFIEISDFYHLLNRVMFSQDSHGKLGGKSAGLFLASQILKKEATNNKLLEGVRIPKTYHITSDVLLHFMHHNNFDEVVEQKYKPIDQVRFEYPHVVQTFKNATFPAEIVNGLSAALDDLGDGPVIVRSSSLLEDRIGAAFSGKYKSLFVANQGSKQQRLEALQDAIAEVYASTFGPDPIEYRAERGLIDFGEEMGIMIEEVVGTRVGKYYLPSYAGVAFSRNEFRWSPRIEREDGLIRLVPGMGTRAVDRLSDDYPVLIAPGQPGLRANTSPDEIARYSPHEIDVIDLDNNCFETISFKEFLDEGGRELPGIKNMVSIYDDNHLRMPSGLGLSGDEKDLVVTFDGLIRHTDFVPKCKAILETLEAKLGMPVDIEFASDGENLYLLQCRSQSYSAMSAPAPIPQNIPIDHIVFSANKFISNGRTPDITHIVYVDPQKYSELSDRSTLLEIGRAVGRLNKLLPKRQFALMGPGRWGSRGDIKLGVSVTYSDINNTAALIEIARRRGNYVPDLSFGTHFFQDLVEADIRYLPLYPDEKNIIFNERLLLGADNVLPELLPEFSHLKDVLHVIDIPASCQGDVMRILLNADLNEGLAILTRASQEIDACPSPSAEAAPTTSEHFWRWRLLMAERIAASMDRAKFGVENLYVLGSTKNASAGPASDIDLLVHFKGTPSQLLALQNWLEGWSLCLGESNYLTTGYETGGLLDVHIITDEDIEKHTSWAVKIGAPTDAAKLLPLK
- a CDS encoding PEP/pyruvate-binding domain-containing protein, whose product is MNPRGHIPAVHDVPPFDRRFFESDNIVSRIGGGAIGGKASGLVFAHSVLSRHLRDNHFQDILVTVPRSVVIGTDVFDAFMKRNDLYAVALGDMPDDHLANLFQRAEFPSEFAGDLRAIITSVKTPLAVRSSSMLEDSMYEPFAGVYETKMTPNNQTDPSVRYQKLVEAVKFVYASTFFSEARAYAAMTGHDPRDEKMALIVQEVVGNRHNDRFYPSLSGVGRSFNFYAFGHARPEDGVVDLALGLGKTIVDGGLVWTYCPAYPRANPPFTTSDLLKNTQTRFWAVNMGKPPAFDPIHETEYLVESSIDIAEGDNSLTMVASTYQPENDRIVMGTGADGPRLLNFAPILRLDEVPLNDLVQTLLNTFSEELGAAIEMEFALVLDSDQSRPPRFGCLQVRPMVVSDEEVEISAEELEAEYTLLASDRVLGNGTENSLTDVVFVKPEEFSKEQTRTIAEQIGAINRRLVQDHRHYLLIGFGRWGSSDPWLGIPVDWSHVSGARVLVEATLPEMHVELSQGSHFFHNLTSLQLFYFSVSHLSSFRIDWDWLMQQPVVAETEYVCHTRLSQPLHIKVDGRSGRGVISR